A genomic stretch from Triticum urartu cultivar G1812 unplaced genomic scaffold, Tu2.1 TuUngrouped_contig_5912, whole genome shotgun sequence includes:
- the LOC125529859 gene encoding uncharacterized protein At4g15970-like — protein MVMDIKYRNIMVVCDFDMRFTSIVAGWTEEDAQFNFSGLAELLPMVATDDRTVIITSVNEAFARPGSLLGLFRESFFAGEKIDHFLDHLLIVAMDPMAYRHCRTVHRFCYLIPTTKTSMDLSSASDFMSDAYVELVWTKLELQQRVLQLGYSFLFTDVDILWFRDPFRHIGLHADMATSCDVFSGDADDLGNWPNTGFYYVKSTNRTVEMLRQWRAARRGFPQNHEQTIFNYIKHELAGAGSDLRIRVQFLDTAHFSGFCQLFRNDMARACTMHANCCIGMANKISDLRDVLGQWRNYTVMAPAEKMKAMAAGRSFQWRVPAKCGTPDKRPQ, from the coding sequence GATGCCCAGTTCAATTTCTCAGGTTTGGCTGAGCTTCTGCCCATGGTGGCCACGGACGACCGGACGGTGATCATCACGTCGGTGAACGAGGCCTTCGCGCGGCCGGGCTCCCTTCTGGGCCTCTTCCGTGAGAGCTTCTTCGCCGGCGAGAAGATCGACCActtcctggaccacctcctcatCGTCGCCATGGACCCCATGGCCTACCGCCACTGCCGGACCGTGCACCGGTTCTGCTATCTCATCCCTACGACGAAGACGTCCATGGACCTGAGCTCCGCGAGCGACTTCATGAGCGACGCGTACGTGGAGCTGGTGTGGACCAAGCTGGAGCTCCAGCAGCGCGTGCTCCAGCTCGGCTACAGCTTCCTGTTCACGGACGTGGACATCCTGTGGTTCCGGGACCCGTTCCGGCACATCGGCCTGCACGCGGACATGGCGACGTCCTGCGACGTGTTCTCCGGCGACGCGGACGACCTCGGCAACTGGCCCAACACGGGGTTCTACTACGTGAAGTCGACGAACCGGACGGTGGAGATGCTGCGGCAgtggcgggcggcgcggcgggggTTCCCGCAAAACCACGAGCAAACCATCTTCAACTACATCAAGCACGAGCTCGCCGGCGCCGGCAGCGACCTGCGCATACGCGTCCAGTTCCTCGACACGGCGCACTTCAGCGGCTTCTGCCAGCTGTTCCGCAACGACATGGCGAGGGCGTGCACCATGCACGCCAACTGCTGCATCGGCATGGCGAACAAGATCAGCGACCTCCGGGACGTGCTGGGGCAGTGGAGGAACTACACGGTGATGGCGCCGGCggagaagatgaaggccatgGCCGCCGGGAGGAGCTTCCAGTGGCGCGTCCCGGCCAAGTGCGGGACGCCCGACAAGAGGCCTCAGTAG